AAGGAGGGGCGAAATTGTGGGAGATGGAGGATAAGTATCATATCAGTACTAATTTTCCCAAAAATAAACAGTAAAAGTTGAGGGAGATTGCTTCGCAATCTCCCTCAACTTTTACTGGGCTGTATTACGGCCGGCTTTCGACGGCTGAAATACAGCATTCAGACAACCCCAAATACGCCTTTAGGCAATACCAGCTTCGCTAGCGCGTTTGGCGGTCCTTCTATTCTTCCGTAGCAGCAAAACCATTCTGCCCCGTAGTCGCAAACGAAATCTTCCCACCCAACCCGCACATACAATACGATTTATCTGTCAATTCCTTATCTGATCCAATTGCATCCAATACCGTCGTATCCATCCATGCCGTAGGCTTCGGCATACAAGGCTTCTGCGTTACACTACACACCCCAAACGGCGGTATATTCGTATTCGCTCCTTTATCCTTCTCCGTCGCCACCAGCTTATCTTCTATATACACATACGACTGACTGGTGACCTTGAGCACAGCTGGCGCCGCACCTTTATCACACTTCATCCGGGCGGTATCTGTAATAATTGTAAGCATATCAGTTATCGTGATGAGTAGATGTTTTAATTGTAATCACCTTGCCAGTCACCGCATCCAGGTTCACATGCTTCAGCTGAATATCCGCACCACCTATATGCCCGTCTTCATGCGTCACTATCCAGCGATCACCAATCGTATCTGATTTTCTATTGATGCTCGTCCAGCGATCTGCCAGTGACAGGTTATTGCGCTTCAGGAATTCCAGGACCTTATCGAGGGTAAAAGTATATGGTGCATCGTAGTTCACAGACTTTTGTTCCACTCCCTGCTCATTGAAGAAACGCCAGGTACCCAGGCGGAACACACTCTTATTAAACAAGTCACCTTCTTCTTTGAGCGTACCATTTTTATAATATTCACGATAGTGATCAATATACGTATCGGGTTTACTGGTCGTTTCGGCATATCCACCATCAAAGTCGGTCTGTCTTACCTTCACACCATCGTGCTCAAAGGTATACTCTCCTGCCTGTTTGTTTTTATTATAGGTCTCTATATCGAATCGGTTGTTCATATTTGTTTGTTTGGTTTGTGCACAGGCCGCAAATGAGTGCATGATGATCAGTACGGCCAGCCAGAACTTTTTATACATATTGATTGATTTATTCTTTTCCAACATTCGCTCTCACCTTCTCCCACTGCCACTTCCAGGTACTGATGCGCGCCTTGCCATATTGGTGCGAATAGTCCATGATATTCTCCGTTTCACCAATCTTGAACACATGGCTGCCACTATTGTCAAACGTGTGATACAGCCCCATCGCATGTAGCAATTCGTGGGTGGTGGTAGCGGTATTATGGGTATTGAAGAGCACTACACTCTTGGCCACTATATCTTTAGCGCCGCCATTCAGGCCCTGGTAATTGCTGCCTGCCATATACCCGCCTTCTTCATCAAAGAAGAATACTTTGTAATAATCTTTGTAAGTAGCATGCTTTGCATTGAAAGCCGTTTCCAGTGAATCGTGGATCTGCTTACCTCCCGGGTAAGCATTCACAGCAGTGGAACCGGAAGCCGTAGTCAATGCATTCGTTTTGATAGCTGCATCTGCCGTCATATCCAGTTCTTCTTCTACCAGGTTCAATAAAATTAGACCCTGGTTCATGTATTTTTCCAGGAAAGCCTTTTCTCCGGTGGTCTTACCAGTATTAACACTTGTACCAAATCTGGTCTTCACTTTCACAAAGACCACATTTGCTTTATAACGTACTTTGTTTTTGACTACAATCAATTTTCCGGCCAGCTTAGGCGTATCCAATGTACCATCTGCTTTCTTTGTATAAGCCATCACTTTTATTTCCTGGTCAGTATCTGATTCTTTCAAACATTCGACTGTCAGTTCCAGTTTATGACTACCCTTACTTTTCGGTGTGATTTCCTTTTTATCGCATTTGATAAACTCATCCTTGAATTCCAGCGCTATTTTTTCCGGCTCTTCATCTACTTCCACCAGTACCTGCACAGTAGCTTTCGTATTGTTATAACTCTTACCACCAGGGAATAAGCATAACCATGACTGGTAATATTCCGCCGTTGTTTTACCATCCGCTTCCTTCTTCCATGGAATGAGGGCCGGACTGTAACGGGTGGTTTTCAGTGTATTGAATTTGGCATCGCTTTGTGTAAACACAGCGCCCGACTGGGTAGCATAGACACTGCCATAGCTACCTACAATCTTTTTATATTCTACATCACCTACAATGCTGGTATCTTTGATACGCAACCAGTCAAAACCATACTCACCTGTCCACCCGCTTTTTGGGCGGAAACTTACGATCACTTTAGCCGGAATTTCCGGTTTTGCTGTTTCGTAAGTATCTGCTTTATTATAGTGTTTATTGCCCTGCTCACCTTTCATGTGCAGCTCACCTTTACTATTTGCCAGTATCTTCTCATCGCTGTGCAGCATGATCTGACTCTGGCCTGCGGCATAGAGCTGCCGGGCTTCTATCTTAATTTCATCTTTTGAATTGAACAGCGCTTTGCCTGCCTGCATGTGCAGGAAGTCTGCAATCATCTGCGTCATGAGTGGCGTATTCACGGCCATTGCTTTCATCACATTCATGAGCAGCTGTCCGCCTACGTTCATCTCCATTTGCTCCCCCACGTTGATGTTCATGTTGCGGGCATTCAGCGTCATATTCTCTGGCGCAGTGATTTCGATGCTGGATGTGCTGGTGTTGAGATAAATGACATTACTGTTCTTGTCAGTAATAGTAATGCTTTCACTCCCCTCCGTATCGTCCAGCCGAATGACATGGCCACTGCGGGTTTTGATCACCTTCAGGTTATTTTGCGCATCACCAAAACCAGTCTTTGCCGTACCATTGTAGGTGGTACCAGTTACAAAGGGGGCTTCAGGATTACCACCTTCAAAGTCTACCCATACCTCCTCCCCTTTTTCAGGCATGAAGTAAATACCTTTGTCCGAACCGCTATGTGCATTCAGCACACGTATCCAGGGGGTAGTACCGCTATCCTGCCAGCGAAAACGTACCTGTACACGGCCCAGGCCTTTGGGGTCATGGTTCTCAATGACGGTGGCGCTTTGTGGCTCGCAATATGGAATGGCATGCACGTCAATGTACGGCATAGCCGTATCCGCAGGAATGGCCTCAAATGTATTTACATACAAACCATTATCCGTACAGGAATGTTGCAAGGAAGTAATGAGGAATTGACCATGATCTTCGGTAGAGAGAAAGTTTTCTCTTACAGTAATCAAATCCCCGATCCTTAAAGACGTTTCATTGGAGCGGCCTTTTATCACCACCATGCTGGCGGCTTTGCCTTTATACTGCAGGGTAGTCAGATCGTCTACCTGCGACTGGGCACTGCTGCTAAAGCCATAGTTCATTTTGTACAGCGAGGGTTTGCTATATAGTTGTTTGCTCACCTCCTGCATATGGGTGCTGTATTGGTTCGTACCACTGGCTGCCTGTGATTGCGTGTCATTGCTCACCACAGATGCCTGGCGGTAGTCATAGCCATTCAGTTTTAAGTTGTTTGGCTTTACATCCAGTGCCAGGTCAAAATCCAGTAAATTCACCTGGTGGATCAATTCAGTTTGCCGGTTTTTGTACTGCCCGAAAATGAGTTGTTGACCGTCGTAAAAGAACCATTCACCATAGCGTGCCGCGAGGCGGGACACAAAGGTGTAAGCGGTTTCCTTGTACTGAACGATGTACTTGAGCGACGCTGTGTTATTGGGTTTGACCGACAGCGGCGGCATGAGTGGCCCACCTGATTTCAGCACAGTATCAATGATGTCGCTGAGCGGACGGCGCTCAAATGTAGCGATGTGGGGATCGTTTTCCAGCAGGATGTCGGGACTGAAACCTCTGATCACACAGAAACCGTTAGTACCATCGTTTTCCTTGCCGGCATTGATACCGGTAACGATGCCATCAAAAATCAATGGCTGAGCAGTGCTCAATGGATCCGCGGGTTTGATGGTGATTTTAATTTCTTTGCCAAGAAAGTTCTTGCTGGCGTTGAACAGACCTTTTCCTAACTTGTTCAACCAATCGTAACTAATGAGAATTTCAAATGAATGATGTCCTCTGATTTGCTGGTACAGATTGAGTGAATGAAATGAGGAAAACAGGTTCCCATCAATGGAGAATGAAGTTTGGGTATGTAAAGACATGGTTAAGGGTTAAAAAATCAAGGTGAATATACGAAAAAATATTAATTGCGAATAGATGGGCCCTACCTGCGGTCAGCAAATTTTATCCAAAAAATATTGTTAAAAAACAGCAGAGGTCTCATCATCCATCAATAATTTTTATATATTGATAGCTATGCTTCAGCTCACAAATGTTCGCAAAGCCTATCAGGGAAAAGTAATCCTCAATATACCTTCCCTCCTGCTGGATCCCGGCATCTATTGGATACAGGGCGCCAATGGGTCAGGCAAATCCACGTTATTAAAAATCATTGCCGGCATGGTGCCTTTTGAAGGAGATATCACCCTCAAAGGCAGCAGTCTCAGGCATGCACCCCTCCTTTACAGGCAACATATAGGCTGGGCTGCAGCCGAACCGCTCTTTCCTCCTTTTATGACAGGCATGGACCTCGTGATCCTGTACCAGCGGATCAGGAAAGTACCACAATCCGAAATCGATCGCCTCATAGAACGTTTTAATGTCGGTAACTTCATCCAGGGACAAGCCTCCGCATATTCCGCAGGGATGACCAAACGATTGTCACTGCTACTGGCCTTCATCGGCAATCCTGCTCTTATCATACTGGATGAACCATTGACAACACTGGATACAAATTCATTTACACTCATCTCTGATCTCATACTGGAATTCAACCAGAAAGCCGGCACTTCATTTTTAATGAGCTCACACCAGGACCTGGATACCAGTTTATTAAATGCACAGCGGGCACTCACAGTTATCAACCAAAGCATCGTACAATAAATGACAAGATATCTACTCCGCTCATTGGTTTCACCCTTCTTCAGAGAGAATGGCGGGTTGATCATTTTCATTTACACCATGACGGTGTTTATTGTCAACTCCCAATCTGGCGCAGGCGTGTATGAATATCATTTATTCCTGGTACTGGGTACTTTCAAACATGCGGGTATGATGGGCATGGTGTTTTTACTTTGGTTCCTGTATACGAGAAAGTTTACGGCCTTTGTGGTCACGGAAATATATAAACCCGAAAATATGTTCCTGCATGTATTTAATTACCTTAGTAAAAAAAGGCAGACAGGATTACTATTCATGGCCACTTTATTATTGATGATACCAGTGTGGGCGTATGTGATCTTTATAGTAAGAACGGGTATTCAATATGGTTATATCGGTAGTGTATGCCTGGTGATCGGTTATTTATTATTGCTGTGCTTACTCTCCGCGCTCTGGTTGGGAAACAGGCTAAGACTCATTGCAGAAGGGAAAGCGCCGGTATTGAAATCCTTTAAATTCACCTCTATGACAGGGATGCTTTTGCGATACATAGCTACGAAACAACTTGTTACATGGGCAGGATTAAAGATCTTCACCTGTGGCCTGCTATACCTCATTGCTGTCAATAATTCAATGAAATATTATGATGGACAAACCATCTTTATTGTAATAAGCTTAGGTATTTTAGGCAATGGCATATTGGTATACAGATGCAGGGAATTTGAAGATGTGTATTTGAATTTTTACAGAACAATGCCTGTATCACAAAGTATGCGATTCCTTGAATACGCATTACTGGATTTTATATTGATCATCCCCGAGGTATTGTTAATAGTACTGTTAGTACCCAAACACATGCCGCTGACCGATGCCGTTACCTTTTGTTTATGCGGGTATAGCAGTATGTTGCTGATGACGAGTCTCACCTACTTCAGACATTTTACAAAATCACAGTTCTATAAGATCCTGTCAGTCGTACTTTGTGTACAGTATATTTTTTTATTGACAGTAGGCTTACCGGCCCTTTATATTGCACTTACATTGACCGCCATCGCGCTGTTAAGGTGGAGATATTATAAATATGAAACGCTTCTGCCTTAAAAAAACAGAAGCGTTTCTATTATTATTGATTGCTTTCGCTTTGTGGTAATGGGAAATGACTCCACACATTATCATCCGCTCTGTCTACAGGAAGTGTATTCAACAATCCATATCTTCTTATATCAACCCACCTGTGCCCTTCCATAAACAGGGAATACCGCCTGTTGTATAACAATTCCATCGTCAATGCAGCACTGGTCACAGGACCTGCATATGCTGGCAAATTGTGGGCTGTACGTATACGGTTCAGGGCCACTATCGCATTCGGAAAGTTATTTGTTTGAATATTAGCTTCTGCATAGATCAAAATCAGTTCTTCATTGCGAATAATGCTCACAGGCGCATTCAGTGAATTCCAGGCAATCACATCCCTGTTGCCCGTCAATCCATTCTGACTGGCAGATGAATTACGTACCTGTGTCTTATTGATCCGATCATCACCCGGCACGATGTCATTGGCATAAGAAGGATGCGCTATCCGCACTTCCCCATTACTATTTGGTGCGATATACATAGTGTTGGATACATCGCCCCCATTGGTAGAGAAAAAATGCCATACACCTGTCGAAAGATCCCCATCCAGGTCAAAGAACGATTCATTCAATGCAGTCAGCGCTTCCACCCATTGCTTGCGATATAAATGCACCCTTGCGGCCAGTGCCCTGTTGAATTTCAACAATCCCGCCGCATCCGAAAATCCTGCAAAACCACCTGACAAAGGAAAGATAATATCTGCCCCCGTAAGGTCCGCCTTTCCATCATCCAGGAACTTCAAAACAGAATCCAATACAATACCCGGATCTGTGATCACCGGTCCCTGTGCTGCGCCATTGGCCACTGGAATGCGGGCGCCACTTGAATCCGTCATATTGATATTGAGCAATAACTGGTAACCTATTAAGGTCTTTGCATATCCGGAAAATCCTTTCTTCTGCGCATCACTTGCTACAGATCCGCTGGTATGACTAATGGCTTCCAAAAGAATAAAACACTGCCGCATCACCTGGTAACGGGAAGCCCATGGATTGGTCAGGTAGAAAGTATTATTGTCCAATACCTTTGTACCACCACCCAACAAATCTGTTGTATAGCGGGGTTCTGAACTGGAAAAGCGATAGACTTCACGACCGATAATCCCTTCTGCATCCAGGTAAAAATTGATACTGGTACGCATACCCGATTCAGCACCGGTAGCGAGATTAAATAAGTCACTTCGGGTTGGATTGCCTGTTACACCACCCACCACCGGCGTATTCAGACTGTTTATTTCCCCCTTCTGACAGGCATTCAGCAATATCAGCATGCAAAGGGCTATTATGTTGTGTTTCATGTGTCAATGTTTTTTTTAAGGATCAGAAATCTACACCAATATGGAAGCTGGCTCTCTTCGATGCAGGGAAAGGCATTACATCCACCCCTGTGGATAAACCATTGCTACCACGGCTGGAAGAAGTGCTGATGGTATTACTACCAAAATTGGATACTTCCGGATCATACCCTACATAATGGGTCCAGGTAAAGAAATTGTTCGCTGATACACCCAGCCGGATACCGGAAATGGTTTTAGTATTTTTTAACGGCACATTGTAATACAAACCTATTTCGCGGATGCGCACATAACTGGCATCCTGCACATAAATACTGGCATCGCCGGCACCTAAGCGGTATACCCCTGCTTTCTGCCCATTGATGATATCATCATAATCGAAGGAGGTCGCACCGGCATCGGTAAGCAACTGGGTCAGGTTGATATTATCCCCGCCTTTCTTCCAATGCAGCAGGAAACGCAGTGACCAGTTTTTAAACACCGTCACTTCATTGTAGAAGCTCATCTGGAATTTAGGTTCTGAGTTCCCGATCAGTTTCAGGTCACTACCCACCGTACCTTTGATCTGTGTGGCGGGCTGTCCT
This Chitinophaga sancti DNA region includes the following protein-coding sequences:
- a CDS encoding DUF4280 domain-containing protein, with the protein product MLTIITDTARMKCDKGAAPAVLKVTSQSYVYIEDKLVATEKDKGANTNIPPFGVCSVTQKPCMPKPTAWMDTTVLDAIGSDKELTDKSYCMCGLGGKISFATTGQNGFAATEE
- a CDS encoding type VI secretion system tip protein VgrG — protein: MSLHTQTSFSIDGNLFSSFHSLNLYQQIRGHHSFEILISYDWLNKLGKGLFNASKNFLGKEIKITIKPADPLSTAQPLIFDGIVTGINAGKENDGTNGFCVIRGFSPDILLENDPHIATFERRPLSDIIDTVLKSGGPLMPPLSVKPNNTASLKYIVQYKETAYTFVSRLAARYGEWFFYDGQQLIFGQYKNRQTELIHQVNLLDFDLALDVKPNNLKLNGYDYRQASVVSNDTQSQAASGTNQYSTHMQEVSKQLYSKPSLYKMNYGFSSSAQSQVDDLTTLQYKGKAASMVVIKGRSNETSLRIGDLITVRENFLSTEDHGQFLITSLQHSCTDNGLYVNTFEAIPADTAMPYIDVHAIPYCEPQSATVIENHDPKGLGRVQVRFRWQDSGTTPWIRVLNAHSGSDKGIYFMPEKGEEVWVDFEGGNPEAPFVTGTTYNGTAKTGFGDAQNNLKVIKTRSGHVIRLDDTEGSESITITDKNSNVIYLNTSTSSIEITAPENMTLNARNMNINVGEQMEMNVGGQLLMNVMKAMAVNTPLMTQMIADFLHMQAGKALFNSKDEIKIEARQLYAAGQSQIMLHSDEKILANSKGELHMKGEQGNKHYNKADTYETAKPEIPAKVIVSFRPKSGWTGEYGFDWLRIKDTSIVGDVEYKKIVGSYGSVYATQSGAVFTQSDAKFNTLKTTRYSPALIPWKKEADGKTTAEYYQSWLCLFPGGKSYNNTKATVQVLVEVDEEPEKIALEFKDEFIKCDKKEITPKSKGSHKLELTVECLKESDTDQEIKVMAYTKKADGTLDTPKLAGKLIVVKNKVRYKANVVFVKVKTRFGTSVNTGKTTGEKAFLEKYMNQGLILLNLVEEELDMTADAAIKTNALTTASGSTAVNAYPGGKQIHDSLETAFNAKHATYKDYYKVFFFDEEGGYMAGSNYQGLNGGAKDIVAKSVVLFNTHNTATTTHELLHAMGLYHTFDNSGSHVFKIGETENIMDYSHQYGKARISTWKWQWEKVRANVGKE
- a CDS encoding ABC transporter ATP-binding protein, with product MLQLTNVRKAYQGKVILNIPSLLLDPGIYWIQGANGSGKSTLLKIIAGMVPFEGDITLKGSSLRHAPLLYRQHIGWAAAEPLFPPFMTGMDLVILYQRIRKVPQSEIDRLIERFNVGNFIQGQASAYSAGMTKRLSLLLAFIGNPALIILDEPLTTLDTNSFTLISDLILEFNQKAGTSFLMSSHQDLDTSLLNAQRALTVINQSIVQ
- a CDS encoding RagB/SusD family nutrient uptake outer membrane protein, translating into MKHNIIALCMLILLNACQKGEINSLNTPVVGGVTGNPTRSDLFNLATGAESGMRTSINFYLDAEGIIGREVYRFSSSEPRYTTDLLGGGTKVLDNNTFYLTNPWASRYQVMRQCFILLEAISHTSGSVASDAQKKGFSGYAKTLIGYQLLLNINMTDSSGARIPVANGAAQGPVITDPGIVLDSVLKFLDDGKADLTGADIIFPLSGGFAGFSDAAGLLKFNRALAARVHLYRKQWVEALTALNESFFDLDGDLSTGVWHFFSTNGGDVSNTMYIAPNSNGEVRIAHPSYANDIVPGDDRINKTQVRNSSASQNGLTGNRDVIAWNSLNAPVSIIRNEELILIYAEANIQTNNFPNAIVALNRIRTAHNLPAYAGPVTSAALTMELLYNRRYSLFMEGHRWVDIRRYGLLNTLPVDRADDNVWSHFPLPQSESNQ